From the Ptychodera flava strain L36383 unplaced genomic scaffold, AS_Pfla_20210202 Scaffold_35__1_contigs__length_1935909_pilon, whole genome shotgun sequence genome, the window ATTTGATGGACATTACATACTGACCTTTATAGCTCATTTcctttttgttcaaatgaagtttgcattgcaaattatgcaaattagcttaaaaaatgtgaaaatggtcaagaattaataactcaaaaaccggttttgattgctttgaaaatttgtgtgccaagtaccttaggtgaacttTATacagtttttgcatttttgctgaatgttttggatattttactcatgttaagtaaaaattattcttctgtGAAACCGCCTGCCCAGTTTTATCTGAAATTttggttggatgtttgcaagggtgttacccttttaattgttgaaattacaacaaaattgagaaaaaatactattttgggacaatttgtcattttgggtcaaaaaaatcgtaatattttcttttttaaagcccctggacagacagcttttatatttggtgtacagatgtccagggatgacaatagttagatgtgtggaagttgtcctgaaatatacaaatttgtatacatttttaagacaattttgtcatttttggtcaagaaaacttgttctcaaaattacttgtctgatagctttgtaatttggtacaaaagtccagagggatgttattagataaattttctgctcaaagtgttgggaaacccccaaatttttatattttaggtaattttctcagtttgtgaccatACATGACCTACCGGGTACAcaaacccaggatatgttgtgagacagtttcgaaggctgtgaacataattttgtcatatttggtatcaatttgtagtaaaatttgatccagaaaacaaagctgaggtaaattttttcattgcggatcaatttttgcaacatttccatgtaagacacacaagaactgatgagaaatttggatccaggataattccagatgtcgtaatcacccccacagtggaaggcatttcactatctgtaactaatttaagtgctgtttacattggaatgatagcactcatagcattattaaaaatccccaaggttgtaaatacatttcctgccatctggccttatgtaaaacatggtcaaccaaggggtggaaTATTCGATATTCAGGAGGGTGTAGGGTcaagaagattgatgaggtactattactttttaccatatctcttgtacattttttccactctttatttttccccactcttccaaccttttctttttgtcaagccttctctggctaattttgttgttgacatttgcttatgtatgtaggatctgcttgtcccattgctatagaagttgatatgcatgttcctaaagatgacctccagtacctaagttgcagaccttattgcttttgtcattcttgttgttctatatttcttgaatggaccaattcaatcgaatgtgagcacactgtccttgatggtattttttATGAACTTCCGTAATTAGGCCATATATCAAAGCTGAATGCACTGCACTTGTTTTGAACTTTTGAGTTACATTACACTTACTTAGTATCAGTTGTGCTGAAATTGTGATGAGCACGACTTTTATCATCGTTGCAATAAATGAGTGGAAAATTGTTcaccttttaatatttttccttGCAGAGTTTGAAATATCGTTCTGTGAAATATAGAAGAGAAAAGCCAAGTAAACATGGTGAATTGGAAATAAATATGAAGAAGAACAGATATAAAGATATACTTCCATGTGAGCATTACATGTGCTTAATTTTAattgtctgtttatttataagtACTCTGTATAATTATCTAGGACATAGTTGATTAGTGCTATTCAGTTGTATACAGGTTTCTTAAGTACATCCACTGACTAATGATGATATTTAAAGTCTTTCTTTGTGTATttgtatctatctgtctatttgtatctgtctgtctgtatatactTAAATTTACAAGGCTATTACAGAAGTGTATCTGATAGGCCATTTGTCTTATTAGGAAATTAAACAATCATAGTACTGGGCATCTTGGGATCATGCATGTATGGTATGTGCACACACGATAAAAGGTTTATTAAATAAGTATAAAACACTATAAAAATATGTTCATTTGGCAACATATGCATCACCCTGTTTTGCAGTTGGTAAAATAACAGATTTTGGCTCCAATAATATATTTTCTCTTCATCTTTTACCACAGTTGATGAAACCAGAGTTGCTCTTCCAGAGATAGCTGATGTTCCAGGTTCAGACTACATCAATGCAAACTTCATCAGGGTAAGATGACTGCCTTCATTTATGATAGAGGTCCAGTAAGATATAAGAAATAGTTAATTAACACTGTATATGGTCTTTAAAGGAAAACATTCCAGTCTACCACATTCAAAACAGGACAAACAATCCTCTATGTGACCTCAAACATTACACTTCTGTTTTTTACAGATTATTCCCATACCAACTGCATTGATGTAGTCTGAAAGTAAGCTTTCagcatttttagtccccacggacaccgtccggggggacttataggtttggtcgtgtccgtgcgtgtgtgcgtccgtgcgtgcgtgtgtgcgtccgtgcgtgcgtgcgtccgtccgttcacgcagatatctcagagatgcctggagcgatttcattcaaacttggtacaaggattacttcatatgtcatacagatgcacgtcgattggttttgtgatacgatccaatatggctgccaggcggccattttattacgattttttcatgtacagagccataactcaagcatgtttcaactgattttattcaaagttggtacaaggacattgaccaatgtcatagatatgcacgtcaattttttttgtgatacgatccaatatggccgccgtgcggccattttgttacgattttttcatgtacagagccataactcaggcatgcttcaacagattttattcaaagttggtacaaggacattgaccaatgtcatagatatgcacgtcaatttttatgtgatacaatccaatatggccgccgtgcggccattttgttacgattttttcatgtacagagccattactcaggcatgcttcaacagattttattcaaagttggtacaaggacattgaccaatgtcatagctatacacgtcaattttttttgtgatacgatccaatatggccgctgtgcggccattttgttacgattttttcatgtacagagccattactcaggcatgtttcaacagattttattcaaagttggtacaaggacattgaccaatgtcatagctatacacatcaatttgttttgtgatatgatccaatatggccgccatgcggccattttgttacgattttttcatgtacagagccataactcaggcataactcaaccgattttattcaaacttggtaaaaggacattgacctgtgtcatgcacatgcacattgatttgttttgtgatacgatccaatatggcggccgtgtggccattttattacattttttcatgtccagaaccataactcagacatgtatcaagcgaatttattcaaagttggtacaaggagattgaccaatgtcatacatatgtacattaatttgttttgtgatacgatccaatatggctgctgtgctgtgatacaatccaatatggccgccgtgcggccattttgttacgattttttcatgtacaagccataactcaggcatatctcaaccaattttaatcaaatttgctacaaggacattgacctatgtcatacatatgcacatttatttgttttgtgatacgatccaatacggccaccgtgtggccattttattacgattttttcatgtcctgaactacaactcagacatgtatcaagcgaatttattcaaaagtatttttatcacagacctaatgaagaggactttatcctctctgaggacctgtaatcaaagtacccattaacaagtggggactgtgtcatcaacgatgacttgttgtaatGCATTTCTGTTAGAAATACTTTTGATATTGTGTGGGAAGCACTTTTAGTTCGTACATGAAAATAGGAATACAACTTTTTGTTACCTTCGCTGTTAGTGACACACAGCTTATCTAAGATGGATGTGTGTCATCGCCCGTCGTTAAGCGTCCATCAACATTCCAAGCTtcttcttcaaaatggccagtcTGATTCCCTTAATATTTTGAGTACAGGTCATCAGTGTATAACCTTACTCAGATTTGTTTCCAatagtgatgaaatatgcaaatttatatttttaggcaaattttgctattttgggcAAAAATAATCATCTCCTTAACGTCTGGTCAGACAGCTATAATgttttgtatacaggtccagtgttctcaccagaaaaaaaattgtgggaCATTTTGTGCCGCTGACCAAAACAATGCGGGACAAGagatgatttttgtgagacaagataaacatgtttcaaaaagtcaaactgcaaatacgaaccttattctatgcatggaaaaaataaaggactcaacaaCTCATCCAGCTTAACAACGTTTTTATAAACACTCGGTAAACACATCAACTGATATTGGGACTTTTgttctttccagtgtgaaagtgCACTGATAAAGTGAACTTTTCCATTTCGGGGCCCTCTACTATAATAGTTGCTAGAGTGTCCAGCCGTTCAGCACCAAGTTGATTTCTGTCACACTCAGCAGAAGGAACAGGCCAAATCAGTGCTATGGCATCTATTTAGATTAGGAAACATAACCCTACGATGTTTGTAAATAATCATAACATATTAACATGAAATTTCGGTCGCcagccaaggctacaaattttgCCAAGTGATCGAAGCATGGGCGTaaaaaaagacgtccatgttCTCACGCATGAGTTCGCAAAGAATAagtacttatcacatgcacaagccaagaattgataattttttgcaaaataagagAACTTTTCTCCAACTATTCCACGTTTAAACTtctgaactacttttggaataatatcatcAATCGGCAGTGGGCAAGTTGTCAATGATTTCCAGTCGTAGTTACTCGGTCGCTTGGGTGAGGAACGGAGCACATGCCTGATGACATCGCACAACACGTACCTCCCGCAAAGTTTATTCACGATTTCAAACATGGCAAAGACCTAAAAAATTATCTCAAACAAAGCTTTGTTATTTTTCGAGAGCAAAAATCGACTGAACGGCACAAACAttatggcatcggtgacatgggttTAAGTACACCCTCTGACGGGCATTGTTTCTagattgcctcggtttcaaccaggaagtgttattactcgcgtcaatcatttacgtccatggtgaGAAGTATTGGCTGTATGGATACACATGATGTGGCCAAATGTGCGCCACTATTTGGCGTGCACAGCCCAGAAAACCgcgacaaaacagaaatataCGCGAGAATGTCACGGAATCGGGGCCTGGTGAGAATGCtgcaggtccctagggatgaccttattcagatttgttcaaattgcgatgaaatatggaaataagtatttttaaggcaatttttgtcattttggatcaaaaaatatatttaaaagtttcttcttcaaaactcatgtcagacagctttgatttTTAGCATGTAGGTATTTAGGGATGACTTAttccaaatttgttcaaattgtggcgtaatatgcaaatttgtattgtaaagcaattttgtcatttttgtaaaaaatttctTTTACCAAAgtcgcttgtctgacagcttttatatttggcaTATTTGGTTTATATTTGGTTTATAGgataatcaaaatgtgatacattcaaattatCTACAATTCTGTACTTTTGGgagaatttttgccacttttggtaaACAAATTTGTTTATCTAAAActtgcttgtctgatagctgtgatatttggtatacaggttcctacagatgaactaaatgtgatatattgaaattatgaagaaatctgcatattttaggggcaatttttgccatttttggtcaaaaaatttctttctcaaaaactactcgtctCATAGCTTTAGCAGACATGTTTTTAGGGATGATCTAAATGTGatatgtttctcaaaacatgcttgtctgatagctttgatatttgatatacacgTTCCTAGGGGTTATGTTAATTTGCTTTGTTGaaactatgatgaaatctgtgattttgtatttttgggggaatttttgccattattggtccaaaaatttgtttctcaaaaactgttcATTTAATAGGTTTGTTGAATGTTCTCAGGGAAGTTCTTAatttgatatgttcaaattatgatgaaatcttcaactgtgtatttttgcagctattttgacttttttggTCAGGGCaccctgaaatgagctatcaaagattccactttcttcatcaacacatgtgtcacaaatagttattcatTACATAACACAGTGCAGCTGTATCGGCcattaggtcgcttgtttgttTTTAGTTCCCACAATAAAGAtctgaaatgtttttaattCTTTGTTTCAGGGGTTAGATCATGAGACAAAAGCCTACATAGCTGCCCAAGGACCACTACCACATACTGTAAATGATTTCTGGAGAATGCTTTGGCATTATCAAATCGGTGTAGTTGTAATGACATGTAGACTTGTTGAAATGACAAAGGTAAGTGTAACacttttagctcacatttggtatatgtataccggtatataccaAAGACAGCTTATATGGTAAGTTGGCATTGTCAGTATATCTgtatatctgtctatctatctgtctgtctgtcgtctgtctgtctgtctgtctgtctgtctgtatgtgtgtatgcatgcatgcatacatatgtacataaatgtatgtatatatgtacggATGTATGTATATCCGTCCACATCAAACTCTGAaactgcagcacctaccatcttattTGGGGTACAGGTGcacaggggtggagatgtgaatttgtttaaatgaacatgtaagtgtcaaaatatgcaaatgaggtaaataAAATGGAAATCCAGCAAAGtgttaaaactctgtaaccacaggccagatttggttgaaacttggtatgcaggttctttatggtgacttagttagattgttcaaattgtggtgaaattttcatagttgtatttttggagcaatttttcccatttttggtcaaaaaatcttctctgaaagtgctcgtcccattgctttgaaacttggtatgcatgattTTAGGGTTGgcttctgtcagatttgttaaaattgcggtgaatttttagctcatatttggtatgtatataaataccaaaaagagatatggtgagtcggtggcatctgtatgtctgtatgtatgtatgtatgtatgtatgtgcggatgtatgtccgtcacacgcaaaagctcccaaacagCCACACATACCATCTTGGTATTTaatgtacaggtagacccaggggttgagatgtgacgtttatcaaatgaacatgtcagtttcaaaatatgcaaatgaggtaagaaaaaggggaaatcctgcaaatgtgcaggagtggtggcagtaactgaaacagcccacacatctgagtaagaggtttatgacctttaacctatttgtatgcagtgtaccttttaagtgtaggagtggtggtggtaactgaaacagcttatgagtcatttcctgtaatTGTTCATGAATTgttacatattggcagacctgctcaaactaagagggactgagttgaaacattcctctgctatgcatgttgctaaagttgacctccagtacctaaagtttcagatcTTACTTACTTTTGtcgttcttgtttttctggttttaatatttcttaaatggaccaattcaaaccaaatatgagcacactgtccttgacggtatttttagctactatagactatagtctatagaagctattgggatgggtatccgtccggcgtccaccgtcagtctgtatgtatgtatgtatgtatgtatgtatgtccgtttgtgaggcgtccgtccactcaatatcttgagaaccgccagtacttactgatttgatatttgttagtccccacggacaccgtccggggggacttataggtttggtcatgtccgtgcgtgcgtgcgtgcgtgcgtgcgtgcgtgtgtgcgtccgtgcgtccgtccgttcacgcagatatctcagagatgccctggtcaatttctttcaaactttgcacaaggatagtaccctaccccatacagatgcacgtcgatttgtttcacaatgcgatcaaatttggctgtgttagaggactttttagttttcacctccatagactcccatgtataaggcagtgtccatagactcccatgtataaggcagtccatagactcccatgtataaggcagtccatagactcccatgtataaggcagtccatagactcccatgtataaggcagtccatagactcccatgtataaggcagtccatagactcccatgtataaggccgagaaaaataaaaatttagtttctcatcgtattcatattgcaaaaaggatgcagtgacacagttttcagtcccaacggatgaagtccagggggctaatagattgggtcatgtccgtccatgagtccatccgtgagtccatcctttcacgcagatatctcagatcttttgacaaaatgtcacgtgacctcggtgacctttgacctcaaatatacatatttgtccataactcaggaaccacaagtggtacacccttcatatatggtatgatggcacagcttatgacgccacatattgtacctcattaattatgtgcatatctaattttgagcaagccaatagagctagaggtctgatttttggtatgtagggataacttagcaataaaatttttttgacaaaatgtcacgtgacctcggtgacctttgacctcaaatatacatatttgtccataactcagtaaccacaagtgctacacccttcatgtatggtatgatgggacactttatgatgccacatattgtacatcattaattatgtgcatatctaattttgagcgagccaatagagctagaggtctgatttttggtatatagggataacttagcactacaatttttttgacaaaatgtcatgtgaccttggtgacctttgacctcaaatatacatatttgtccataactcagtaaccacaagtgctacacccttcatatatggtatgatgggacagcttatgacgccacatattgtacctcatcaattatgtgcatatctaattttgagcgagccaatagagctagaggtctgatttttggtatatagggataacttagcaatacaattttttgacaaaatgtcatgtgacctcggtgacctttgacctcaaatatacatatttgtccataactcagtaaccacaagtgctacacccttcatatatggtatgatgggacaccttatgacgccacatattgtacctcattaattatgtgcatatctaattttgagcgagtcaatagagctagaggtctgatttttggtatatagggataacttagcaatacaattattttgacaaaatgtcacatgaccttaatgacctttgacctcaaatatacatatttgtccataactcagtaaccacaagtggtacacccttcatatatggtatgatgggagaccttatgatgcttcataatgtacctcattaattatgcatatatctaattctgagcaaacccatagagctggatgtctgtcatacatatgcacatagatttgttctgtgataggatccaataaggccgccatgtggccattttattacgattctttcatgtcctgaactacagctcagacatgtatcaagcaaatttattcaaaagtatttttatcacagacctaatgaagaggcctctatcctctctgaggacctgtaatcaaagtacccattaacaagtggggactgtgtcatcaacgatgacttgttgtatacattataaatatgattttgagaagcctatttttgtaaattttttgatattgttgaaaataagcaaattaatgccaaaaaaggtgtttttggcaaaaaatcttcttcataaccgctggtcagacagcttgttatttggtatacaggccctagggataacccaacttaaatttgttcaaattgtgatgaaatatgcaaatgtgtatttttaaggaatttttttgtcatttttggtcaaaatttgacttacattgtatgtgaacttgtactgtataaaccctatcacttCACGCgggaaaaataattaa encodes:
- the LOC139127734 gene encoding tyrosine-protein phosphatase non-receptor type 12-like; the encoded protein is MNVKENMQAFVDHVCGMKERFHNGEDVYQAEFQSLKYRSVKYRREKPSKHGELEINMKKNRYKDILPFDETRVALPEIADVPGSDYINANFIRGLDHETKAYIAAQGPLPHTVNDFWRMLWHYQIGVVVMTCRLVEMTKEERKIHQYHYNAWPDHGIPTSPLPIIKMMADVRQLQPHDDKPIVLHCSAGCGRTGAVIVY